A single genomic interval of Tursiops truncatus isolate mTurTru1 chromosome 1, mTurTru1.mat.Y, whole genome shotgun sequence harbors:
- the TRAF3IP3 gene encoding TRAF3-interacting JNK-activating modulator isoform X3 has translation MISPDPRPASGLARWAESYKTKYERWQETRESRRCRPNVTTCRQVGKVLRTQQREHLQRARQQQFFRRRNLKVEEKGEAQSPQAGEPGPSRRQGQATDLKEPLSWAKRISSPRQQVSGTSSEVFATQHQPPSGSWRDPADHLPSQAGGLPPQDPPIKKPLKHHHGTQTKAEETQPTIKHDASQQTNYGVAVLDKEIIQLSEYLKEALQRELVLKQKMVILQDLLSALIRASDSSWKGQLNEDKLKGKLRSLENQLYTCTQKYTPWGMNKVLLEMEDQKNSYEQKAKESLQKVLEEKMSAEQQLQSTQRSLALAEQKCEEWKSQYEALKEDWRTLGTQHRELESQLHVLQSKLQGADSRDLQMNQALRLLENERQELQTKTERLQRDRDLCSSDTQHLQDQLKRSEEEKLALVTKVQQLQSLLQNQSLQLQEQEKLLTKKGQQIYFHKF, from the exons ATGATCAGCCCAGACCCTAGGCCTGCCTCTGGCTTGGCCCGGTGGGCTGAGAGCTACAAGACCAAGTACGAGCGCTGGCAAGAGACCCGTGAGAGCCGCCGCTGCCGCCCCAATGTGACCACTTGCCGCCAGGTGGGGAAGGTGCTGAGGACCCAGCAGAGGGAACATCTCCAGAGGGCACGACAACAGCAGTTTTTCAGACGGAGGAACCTGAAGGTGGAAGAGAAAGGCGAGGCACAGAGCCCGCAGGCCGGGGAGCCAGGTCCCTCCAGGAGGCAAGGCCAGGCGACCGACCTCAAGGAGCCCTTGTCTTGGGCCAAAAGGATTTCTTCCCCCAGACAGCAG GTGTCAGGGACCAGCTCCGAGGTCTTTGCAACCCAACACCAGCCTCCCTCAGGCTCCTGGAGGGATCCGGCTgaccacctcccctcccaggctggGGGCCTTCCACCACAGGACCCTCCCATCAAGAAGCCACTCAAACACCACCATG GCACTCAGACAAAGGCAGAAGAAACACAGCCAACAATTAAGCATGATGCCAGTCAGCAAACCAA ttATGGAGTTGCAGTTCTAGATAAG gaAATCATCCAGCTTTCTGAGTACCTCAAA GAGGCCCTACAGAGGGAGCTGGTTCTAAAACAGAAAATGGTGATTCTCCAAGACCTACTGTCTGCCCTGATTCGGGCCTCTGACAGCTCTTGGAAG GGCCAGCTTAATGAAGACAAATTGAAGGGCAAACTGAGATCTTTGGAAAACCAGCTGTACACCTGTACCCAG AAATACACTCCTTGGGGAATGAATAAGGTGCTATTAGAGATGGAAGACCAGAAAAACAGCTATGAGCAGAAGGCCAAGGAGTCACTGCAGAAAGTGCTGGAGGAGAAAATGAGTGCAGAacagcagctgcagagcacacaG CGGTCCCTGGCTCTGGCCGAGCAGAAGTGTGAAGAGTGGAAGAGCCAGTACGAGGCTCTGAAGGAGGACTGGAGGACCCTGGGGACCCAGCACAGGGAGCTGGAGAGCCAGCTCCACGTGCTTCAGTCCAAACTGCAG ggAGCAGACAGTAGAGACTTACAGATGAACCAGGCCCTAAGGCTTCTGGAGAACGAGCGCCAGGAGCTGCAGACCAAGACTGAACGCCTGCAGCGGGACAGAGACCTGTGCAGCTCGGATACCCAGCACCTACAAG atcaACTAAAGAGGTCAGAGGAGGAGAAACTTGCCCTGGTGACCAAAGTACAGCAGTTGCAGA GTCTGCTTCAGAATCAATCCTTACAGCTTCAAGAACAGGAGAAACTCTTAACCAAGAAAGGTCAGCAAATTTATTTCCACAAATTCTAA
- the TRAF3IP3 gene encoding TRAF3-interacting JNK-activating modulator isoform X1, whose protein sequence is MISPDPRPASGLARWAESYKTKYERWQETRESRRCRPNVTTCRQVGKVLRTQQREHLQRARQQQFFRRRNLKVEEKGEAQSPQAGEPGPSRRQGQATDLKEPLSWAKRISSPRQQVSGTSSEVFATQHQPPSGSWRDPADHLPSQAGGLPPQDPPIKKPLKHHHGTQTKAEETQPTIKHDASQQTNYGVAVLDKEIIQLSEYLKEALQRELVLKQKMVILQDLLSALIRASDSSWKGQLNEDKLKGKLRSLENQLYTCTQKYTPWGMNKVLLEMEDQKNSYEQKAKESLQKVLEEKMSAEQQLQSTQRSLALAEQKCEEWKSQYEALKEDWRTLGTQHRELESQLHVLQSKLQGADSRDLQMNQALRLLENERQELQTKTERLQRDRDLCSSDTQHLQDQLKRSEEEKLALVTKVQQLQSLLQNQSLQLQEQEKLLTKKDQALPGWSPKPSHNEVVQGRRRTGISETSSKRKLCSSWPRKRRQCGRWLLMLMALIAIAVAVFLANKDSLKL, encoded by the exons ATGATCAGCCCAGACCCTAGGCCTGCCTCTGGCTTGGCCCGGTGGGCTGAGAGCTACAAGACCAAGTACGAGCGCTGGCAAGAGACCCGTGAGAGCCGCCGCTGCCGCCCCAATGTGACCACTTGCCGCCAGGTGGGGAAGGTGCTGAGGACCCAGCAGAGGGAACATCTCCAGAGGGCACGACAACAGCAGTTTTTCAGACGGAGGAACCTGAAGGTGGAAGAGAAAGGCGAGGCACAGAGCCCGCAGGCCGGGGAGCCAGGTCCCTCCAGGAGGCAAGGCCAGGCGACCGACCTCAAGGAGCCCTTGTCTTGGGCCAAAAGGATTTCTTCCCCCAGACAGCAG GTGTCAGGGACCAGCTCCGAGGTCTTTGCAACCCAACACCAGCCTCCCTCAGGCTCCTGGAGGGATCCGGCTgaccacctcccctcccaggctggGGGCCTTCCACCACAGGACCCTCCCATCAAGAAGCCACTCAAACACCACCATG GCACTCAGACAAAGGCAGAAGAAACACAGCCAACAATTAAGCATGATGCCAGTCAGCAAACCAA ttATGGAGTTGCAGTTCTAGATAAG gaAATCATCCAGCTTTCTGAGTACCTCAAA GAGGCCCTACAGAGGGAGCTGGTTCTAAAACAGAAAATGGTGATTCTCCAAGACCTACTGTCTGCCCTGATTCGGGCCTCTGACAGCTCTTGGAAG GGCCAGCTTAATGAAGACAAATTGAAGGGCAAACTGAGATCTTTGGAAAACCAGCTGTACACCTGTACCCAG AAATACACTCCTTGGGGAATGAATAAGGTGCTATTAGAGATGGAAGACCAGAAAAACAGCTATGAGCAGAAGGCCAAGGAGTCACTGCAGAAAGTGCTGGAGGAGAAAATGAGTGCAGAacagcagctgcagagcacacaG CGGTCCCTGGCTCTGGCCGAGCAGAAGTGTGAAGAGTGGAAGAGCCAGTACGAGGCTCTGAAGGAGGACTGGAGGACCCTGGGGACCCAGCACAGGGAGCTGGAGAGCCAGCTCCACGTGCTTCAGTCCAAACTGCAG ggAGCAGACAGTAGAGACTTACAGATGAACCAGGCCCTAAGGCTTCTGGAGAACGAGCGCCAGGAGCTGCAGACCAAGACTGAACGCCTGCAGCGGGACAGAGACCTGTGCAGCTCGGATACCCAGCACCTACAAG atcaACTAAAGAGGTCAGAGGAGGAGAAACTTGCCCTGGTGACCAAAGTACAGCAGTTGCAGA GTCTGCTTCAGAATCAATCCTTACAGCTTCAAGAACAGGAGAAACTCTTAACCAAGAAAG ATCAGGCTTTGCCTGGGTGGAGTCCAAAGCCCTCCCATAACGAAGTGGTCCAGGGAAGGAGAAGGACTGGGATTTCAGAGACCAGCTCCAAAAGAAAACTTTGCAGCTCCTGGCCAAGGAAAAGGAG GCAATGTGGCCGATGGCTTCTGATGCTGATGGCACTGATTGCTATAGCAGTGGCAGTGTTCCTGGCCAATAAGGACAGCCTGAAGCTCTGA
- the TRAF3IP3 gene encoding TRAF3-interacting JNK-activating modulator isoform X4, with amino-acid sequence MISPDPRPASGLARWAESYKTKYERWQETRESRRCRPNVTTCRQVGKVLRTQQREHLQRARQQQFFRRRNLKVEEKGEAQSPQAGEPGPSRRQGQATDLKEPLSWAKRISSPRQQVSGTSSEVFATQHQPPSGSWRDPADHLPSQAGGLPPQDPPIKKPLKHHHGTQTKAEETQPTIKHDASQQTNYGVAVLDKEIIQLSEYLKEALQRELVLKQKMVILQDLLSALIRASDSSWKGQLNEDKLKGKLRSLENQLYTCTQKYTPWGMNKVLLEMEDQKNSYEQKAKESLQKVLEEKMSAEQQLQSTQRSLALAEQKCEEWKSQYEALKEDWRTLGTQHRELESQLHVLQSKLQGADSRDLQMNQALRLLENERQELQTKTERLQRDRDLCSSDTQHLQDQLKRSEEEKLALVTKVQQLQSLLQNQSLQLQEQEKLLTKKGNVADGF; translated from the exons ATGATCAGCCCAGACCCTAGGCCTGCCTCTGGCTTGGCCCGGTGGGCTGAGAGCTACAAGACCAAGTACGAGCGCTGGCAAGAGACCCGTGAGAGCCGCCGCTGCCGCCCCAATGTGACCACTTGCCGCCAGGTGGGGAAGGTGCTGAGGACCCAGCAGAGGGAACATCTCCAGAGGGCACGACAACAGCAGTTTTTCAGACGGAGGAACCTGAAGGTGGAAGAGAAAGGCGAGGCACAGAGCCCGCAGGCCGGGGAGCCAGGTCCCTCCAGGAGGCAAGGCCAGGCGACCGACCTCAAGGAGCCCTTGTCTTGGGCCAAAAGGATTTCTTCCCCCAGACAGCAG GTGTCAGGGACCAGCTCCGAGGTCTTTGCAACCCAACACCAGCCTCCCTCAGGCTCCTGGAGGGATCCGGCTgaccacctcccctcccaggctggGGGCCTTCCACCACAGGACCCTCCCATCAAGAAGCCACTCAAACACCACCATG GCACTCAGACAAAGGCAGAAGAAACACAGCCAACAATTAAGCATGATGCCAGTCAGCAAACCAA ttATGGAGTTGCAGTTCTAGATAAG gaAATCATCCAGCTTTCTGAGTACCTCAAA GAGGCCCTACAGAGGGAGCTGGTTCTAAAACAGAAAATGGTGATTCTCCAAGACCTACTGTCTGCCCTGATTCGGGCCTCTGACAGCTCTTGGAAG GGCCAGCTTAATGAAGACAAATTGAAGGGCAAACTGAGATCTTTGGAAAACCAGCTGTACACCTGTACCCAG AAATACACTCCTTGGGGAATGAATAAGGTGCTATTAGAGATGGAAGACCAGAAAAACAGCTATGAGCAGAAGGCCAAGGAGTCACTGCAGAAAGTGCTGGAGGAGAAAATGAGTGCAGAacagcagctgcagagcacacaG CGGTCCCTGGCTCTGGCCGAGCAGAAGTGTGAAGAGTGGAAGAGCCAGTACGAGGCTCTGAAGGAGGACTGGAGGACCCTGGGGACCCAGCACAGGGAGCTGGAGAGCCAGCTCCACGTGCTTCAGTCCAAACTGCAG ggAGCAGACAGTAGAGACTTACAGATGAACCAGGCCCTAAGGCTTCTGGAGAACGAGCGCCAGGAGCTGCAGACCAAGACTGAACGCCTGCAGCGGGACAGAGACCTGTGCAGCTCGGATACCCAGCACCTACAAG atcaACTAAAGAGGTCAGAGGAGGAGAAACTTGCCCTGGTGACCAAAGTACAGCAGTTGCAGA GTCTGCTTCAGAATCAATCCTTACAGCTTCAAGAACAGGAGAAACTCTTAACCAAGAAAG GCAATGTGGCCGATGGCTTCTGA
- the TRAF3IP3 gene encoding TRAF3-interacting JNK-activating modulator isoform X2, which translates to MISPDPRPASGLARWAESYKTKYERWQETRESRRCRPNVTTCRQVGKVLRTQQREHLQRARQQQFFRRRNLKVEEKGEAQSPQAGEPGPSRRQGQATDLKEPLSWAKRISSPRQQVSGTSSEVFATQHQPPSGSWRDPADHLPSQAGGLPPQDPPIKKPLKHHHGTQTKAEETQPTIKHDASQQTNYGVAVLDKEIIQLSEYLKEALQRELVLKQKMVILQDLLSALIRASDSSWKGQLNEDKLKGKLRSLENQLYTCTQKYTPWGMNKVLLEMEDQKNSYEQKAKESLQKVLEEKMSAEQQLQSTQRSLALAEQKCEEWKSQYEALKEDWRTLGTQHRELESQLHVLQSKLQGADSRDLQMNQALRLLENERQELQTKTERLQRDRDLCSSDTQHLQDQLKRSEEEKLALVTKVQQLQSLLQNQSLQLQEQEKLLTKKAPHVETTSHGTVTSLSVLKSAALAS; encoded by the exons ATGATCAGCCCAGACCCTAGGCCTGCCTCTGGCTTGGCCCGGTGGGCTGAGAGCTACAAGACCAAGTACGAGCGCTGGCAAGAGACCCGTGAGAGCCGCCGCTGCCGCCCCAATGTGACCACTTGCCGCCAGGTGGGGAAGGTGCTGAGGACCCAGCAGAGGGAACATCTCCAGAGGGCACGACAACAGCAGTTTTTCAGACGGAGGAACCTGAAGGTGGAAGAGAAAGGCGAGGCACAGAGCCCGCAGGCCGGGGAGCCAGGTCCCTCCAGGAGGCAAGGCCAGGCGACCGACCTCAAGGAGCCCTTGTCTTGGGCCAAAAGGATTTCTTCCCCCAGACAGCAG GTGTCAGGGACCAGCTCCGAGGTCTTTGCAACCCAACACCAGCCTCCCTCAGGCTCCTGGAGGGATCCGGCTgaccacctcccctcccaggctggGGGCCTTCCACCACAGGACCCTCCCATCAAGAAGCCACTCAAACACCACCATG GCACTCAGACAAAGGCAGAAGAAACACAGCCAACAATTAAGCATGATGCCAGTCAGCAAACCAA ttATGGAGTTGCAGTTCTAGATAAG gaAATCATCCAGCTTTCTGAGTACCTCAAA GAGGCCCTACAGAGGGAGCTGGTTCTAAAACAGAAAATGGTGATTCTCCAAGACCTACTGTCTGCCCTGATTCGGGCCTCTGACAGCTCTTGGAAG GGCCAGCTTAATGAAGACAAATTGAAGGGCAAACTGAGATCTTTGGAAAACCAGCTGTACACCTGTACCCAG AAATACACTCCTTGGGGAATGAATAAGGTGCTATTAGAGATGGAAGACCAGAAAAACAGCTATGAGCAGAAGGCCAAGGAGTCACTGCAGAAAGTGCTGGAGGAGAAAATGAGTGCAGAacagcagctgcagagcacacaG CGGTCCCTGGCTCTGGCCGAGCAGAAGTGTGAAGAGTGGAAGAGCCAGTACGAGGCTCTGAAGGAGGACTGGAGGACCCTGGGGACCCAGCACAGGGAGCTGGAGAGCCAGCTCCACGTGCTTCAGTCCAAACTGCAG ggAGCAGACAGTAGAGACTTACAGATGAACCAGGCCCTAAGGCTTCTGGAGAACGAGCGCCAGGAGCTGCAGACCAAGACTGAACGCCTGCAGCGGGACAGAGACCTGTGCAGCTCGGATACCCAGCACCTACAAG atcaACTAAAGAGGTCAGAGGAGGAGAAACTTGCCCTGGTGACCAAAGTACAGCAGTTGCAGA GTCTGCTTCAGAATCAATCCTTACAGCTTCAAGAACAGGAGAAACTCTTAACCAAGAAAG CTCCCCACGTAGAAACCACGTCACATGGAACAGTCACCTCACTCTCAGTCCTCAAGTCTGCTGCCTTAGCTTCCTGA
- the LOC109552947 gene encoding UPF0739 protein C1orf74 homolog, giving the protein MSAPSPQLLVAAAQQTLGMGKRRGPPRAVCLHLAGEVLAVARGLKPALLYDCNCAGAVELQSYLEELQGLGFPAQGLHILEIGENSLIVLPEQVCRHLEQVLLGTIVFVDVSSSQLHPSICSLDQLQDLKALVAEIITHLQGPRRNQSLAVSCSRLRSSDWNLCTVFGILLGYPVPYTFHMNQGGDNCLAQTPLRVFTARISWLRGQPPVLLYSFSVPESLFPSLRNILNTWEKDLRTRCRTQNDFADLSISSEIVTLPAVAL; this is encoded by the coding sequence ATGTCAGCACCAAGTCCTCAGCTGCTGGTGGCAGCTGCTCAGCAGACCCTGGGCATGGGAAAGAGACGAGGCCCACCCCGAGCTGTCTGCCTTCATCTAGCCGGAGAGGTGCTGGCTGTGGCCAGGGGACTGAAGCCAGCTCTGCTCTATGATTGCAACTGTGCAGGGGCAGTGGAGCTCCAGAGCTATCTGGAGGAGCTGCAGGGCCTGGGCTTCCCGGCCCAGGGACTTCACATCCTTGAGATTGGAGAAAACAGCCTGATTGTCCTTCCGGAGCAGGTGTGTCGGCACTTGGAGCAGGTGCTGCTTGGTACCATAGTCTTTGTGGATGTTTCCAGCTCTCAACTTCACCCTTCCATCTGCTCCCTGGACCAGCTTCAGGACTTAAAGGCCCTCGTGGCTGAGATCATCACACATTTGCAGGGGCCACGGAGGAACCAATCCCTGGCAGTCTCCTGCAGCAGGCTCCGTTCCTCAGACTGGAATCTCTGTACTGTGTTTGGGATCCTCCTGGGCTATCCTGTCCCCTATACTTTTCACATGAACCAGGGAGGTGACAACTGCTTAGCCCAGACTCCACTACGGGTGTTCACCGCCCGGATCTCATGGCTACGTGGTCAACCACCAGTCTTGCTCTATTCCTTTAGTGTCCCAGAGAGCTTGTTCCCATCCTTGAGGAACATTCTAAACACTTGGGAGAAGGACCTTAGAACTCGATGTAGGACTCAGAATGACTTCGCTGACCTCAGCATCTCCTCTGAGATAGTCACACTGCCGGCTGTGGCCCTCTGA